The following are encoded together in the Humulus lupulus chromosome 5, drHumLupu1.1, whole genome shotgun sequence genome:
- the LOC133779235 gene encoding uncharacterized protein LOC133779235, which produces MWQDLYDIFHQTNGPKVSQLKQSISNLQKGELDVTTYFTNLKAHWEELSDFRPITVCVYGGSKETSYYQHQDYLLHFLVGLNESYTHVRAQILMMNPLPLIDKAFSLVIQEDKQCGLPFMTIPIPAPVNGNKNYPKKPLLCTHFGLHNHNKDQCYKLHDFPLGWKPKFKDGTTKNNNNGSVSHISETPAPSAPFTPAQCQQLMTFLANQLQA; this is translated from the coding sequence ATGTGGCAAGACCTCTATGACATATTTCACCAAACCAATGGCCCTAAGGTTTCCCAACTCAAACAATCTATTTCAAATCTTCAAAAAGGCGAGCTTGATGTTACTACATATTTTACTAATCTCAAAGCCCACTGGGAAGAGCTTAGTGATTTTAGACCCATTACAGTTTGTGTTTATGGTGGCAGCAAAGAAACCTCTTACTACCAACACCAAGATTATCTCTTACACTTCCTCGTGGGGCTGAATGAGTCCTACACCCATGTTCGTGCTCAAATCTTGATGATGAATCCTCTTCCTCTCATCGACAAAGCTTTCTCCTTGGTTATTCAAGAAGATAAGCAATGTGGTCTACCTTTCATGACTATCCCTATACCTGCTCCTGTCAATGGTAACAAGAATTACCCCAAGAAACCCTTACTTTGCACTCACTTTGGCCTCCATAATCACAACAAGGACCAGTGTTATAAACTCCATGACTTCCCTCTTGGTTGGAAACCAAAATTCAAGGATGGTACAACAAAGAACAACAACAATGGCAGTGTATCTCATATCTCAGAAACTCCTGCTCCAAGTGCCCCATTCACTCCAGCTCAATGTCAACAACTTATGACATTTTTGGCTAATCAACTTCAAGCTTAA